Proteins from one Deinococcus sp. AB2017081 genomic window:
- a CDS encoding S8 family serine peptidase — protein sequence MSYTRSLLAATLALTLAACGQQTASPTASAPAVTDGTGAYLVGFRQDALGTQSLSEQATVQAQAITAAGGIVTSQWADISAAAVKLSPAAVTKLRANPLVEYVEQEAVHKALGGKHIGTVTAKPASGVITTQALYSASGEYTWGDNALRVPALQAAGYTGAATTKVAVCVLDTGIDGNHPEFQRKLKGFRNFTGEANRGDAYALNDVSHHGTHVAGTVFAQYGAGTGAAGVQPGMNANGVGGVATGADLYMGRVLGDTGSGSSSGIINGVNWCVAQLKSQGGTEDRVVVSMSLGGGSKSQTEQRAYTAAYNKGALIIAATGNDGAAVSYPAAYTSVVGVAAVDSNLAKADFSNFGTQVDLSGPGVAVLSSVPLGQGAAASASGGGVTFTDVTGADNSAKVTFSGSVVKAGDGNGTAGGNQFCGTSTRNTALAGTIALISRGTCTFEEKVANASASGAKAVMIYNNAAGPLGMSLTNTYAIPVVGILQTDGQTLLGQLPTTGTVAVTSADYEYFDGTSMATPHVSAAAAVVWAAKPTLTNTQLLNLLTSTAKDLGTVGRDNNFGYGLVDPYKAITGN from the coding sequence ATGTCGTACACCCGTTCCCTGCTCGCTGCCACCCTTGCCCTGACGCTCGCCGCCTGCGGACAGCAGACGGCCAGTCCCACTGCCAGCGCCCCGGCTGTCACCGATGGCACCGGCGCGTACCTCGTGGGCTTCCGGCAGGACGCGCTGGGCACGCAGAGCCTGTCCGAGCAGGCCACCGTGCAGGCGCAGGCGATCACGGCGGCGGGCGGGATCGTCACCAGCCAGTGGGCCGACATCAGCGCGGCGGCCGTGAAGCTCTCGCCGGCGGCCGTGACGAAACTGCGCGCCAACCCCCTGGTCGAGTACGTCGAGCAGGAGGCCGTGCACAAGGCGCTGGGCGGCAAGCACATCGGCACCGTGACCGCGAAGCCCGCCAGCGGCGTCATCACCACCCAGGCGCTGTACAGCGCCAGCGGCGAGTACACCTGGGGCGACAACGCGCTGCGCGTGCCGGCCCTGCAGGCTGCCGGCTACACCGGCGCGGCCACCACGAAGGTCGCCGTGTGCGTGCTCGACACCGGGATCGACGGGAACCACCCCGAGTTCCAGCGCAAGCTGAAGGGCTTCCGGAACTTCACGGGCGAGGCGAACCGGGGCGATGCCTACGCCCTGAATGACGTGTCACACCACGGCACGCACGTGGCCGGCACGGTGTTCGCCCAGTACGGTGCGGGCACCGGCGCGGCCGGCGTACAGCCCGGCATGAACGCGAACGGCGTGGGCGGCGTTGCCACGGGGGCCGACCTGTACATGGGCCGCGTGCTGGGGGACACCGGCAGCGGCAGCAGCAGCGGGATCATCAACGGCGTGAACTGGTGCGTGGCGCAGCTCAAGTCCCAGGGCGGCACCGAAGACCGCGTGGTCGTGTCCATGAGCCTGGGCGGCGGCAGCAAGAGCCAGACCGAGCAGCGGGCCTACACCGCCGCGTACAACAAGGGGGCACTGATCATCGCGGCGACCGGGAACGACGGCGCGGCCGTGTCCTACCCCGCCGCGTACACCAGCGTGGTCGGTGTGGCGGCCGTCGACAGCAACCTCGCCAAGGCGGACTTCAGCAACTTCGGCACGCAGGTGGATCTCTCCGGCCCCGGCGTGGCGGTGCTCAGCAGCGTGCCGCTCGGCCAGGGCGCGGCGGCCAGCGCCTCGGGCGGCGGCGTGACCTTCACCGACGTGACCGGCGCGGACAACAGCGCCAAGGTGACCTTCAGCGGCAGCGTCGTCAAGGCGGGCGACGGCAACGGTACGGCCGGCGGGAATCAGTTCTGTGGCACCAGCACCCGGAATACAGCCCTGGCCGGCACTATCGCCCTGATCTCGCGCGGCACCTGCACCTTCGAGGAGAAGGTCGCCAACGCCAGCGCCAGCGGCGCGAAGGCCGTCATGATCTACAACAACGCCGCCGGCCCGCTGGGCATGAGCCTGACCAACACCTACGCCATCCCGGTGGTGGGCATCCTTCAGACCGACGGCCAGACGCTGCTGGGGCAGCTGCCGACCACGGGTACGGTCGCCGTGACCAGCGCCGACTACGAGTACTTCGACGGCACCAGCATGGCGACCCCGCATGTGTCGGCTGCCGCCGCCGTCGTGTGGGCCGCCAAGCCCACCCTGACCAACACGCAGCTCCTGAACCTGCTGACCAGCACCGCGAAGGATCTCGGGACGGTGGGCCGGGACAACAACTTCGGCTACGGCCTAGTCGATCCGTACAAGGCGATCACCGGCAACTGA